One region of Polypterus senegalus isolate Bchr_013 chromosome 11, ASM1683550v1, whole genome shotgun sequence genomic DNA includes:
- the tmem223 gene encoding transmembrane protein 223 — protein sequence MLVSCTHVSISRLQLLPWTRLFNTRRLMATGKLQLTLFRPPSLSKLLSRDKCVFALFARKCYLRLKYEPTQTVKACSFRAPLSPAWRCLVSPASGEQTPGSRAFLIQRVGTQWRNLHSSSAARAGLPTEVSRDVLLFEHERTTFFRLLGFFCLGQFIFWTYLAHFAFTTLKETGFKDTVIVGDEGKNLPKLGGISLNLGSNKWRYGFTASCFTVGSLILAAGVAFARRSVSRVVLRKGGQEVHFSTYYPFGMKSEFTVPLRHVSSVAHRAEVPSMIPVKIKGHPLYYLLDKQGQLYNPKLFDLTVGAYRKL from the exons ATGCTTGTATCATGTACTCACGTCTCTATAAGCAGACTCCAGCTTTTACCTTGGACTCGTCTATTTAATACCCGACGACTGATGGCTACAGGGAAATTACAGTTGACCTTGTTTCGTCCACCAAGCTTGTCCAAGTTGTTGAGTCGTGACAAGTGCGTTTTTGCGCTTTTTGCACGAAAGTGCTATTTGCGTTTGAAATACGAGCCGACACAGACAGTCAAAGCCTGCAGCTTCAGGGCGCCGCTGAGCCCCGCGTGGCGCTGCCTCGTGTCTCCGGCGAGCGGGGAGCAGACACCCGGCTCTCGTGCTTTTCTAATTCAGCGCGTCGGCACGCAATGGCGCAACCTTCACTCGAGTTCCGCGGCGAGGGCTGGTCTTCCTACGGAGGTGTCCCGGGATGTGCTGCTTTTCGAGCACGAAAGGACTACATTTTTCAGACTGCTAGGCTTTTTCTGTCTCGGCCAGTTTATCTTCTGGACCTACCTTGCGCATTTCGCCTTCACCACCCTGAAGGAAACAGGCTTCAAAGACACTGTTATTGTAGGCGACGAAGGCAAGAACCTACCGAAACTTGGAGGAATCTCGCTgaacctgggttcaaataaatggcGATACGGCTTTACTGCTTCTTGCTTCACTGTGG GTTCTCTAATTCTTGCTGCTGGTGTGGCATTTGCTCGACGCTCAGTAAGTCGGGTTGTTCTTCGGAAAGGAGGTCAAGAAGTCCATTTCTCCACATACTATCCTTTTGGAATGAAGTCAGAATTCACTGTGCCACTGCGTCATGTGTCCAGTGTAGCTCATCGAGCTGAAGTTCCTTCAATGATACCGGTAAAGATAAAAGGGCATCCTCTCTATTACCTGCTTGACAAGCAAGGACAACTGTATAACCCTAAGCTCTTTGATCTTACTGTTGGGGCCTATAGAAAACTGTGA